One genomic region from Rosa rugosa chromosome 1, drRosRugo1.1, whole genome shotgun sequence encodes:
- the LOC133716475 gene encoding vacuolar protein sorting-associated protein 35A-like, producing the protein MISDGVEDEEKYLAAGIAGLQQNAFYMHRALDSNNLRDALKYSAQMLSELRTSKLSPHKYYELYMRAFDELRKLEMFFKEEARRGCSIIDLYELVQHAGNILPRLYLLCTVGSVYIKSKEAPAKDVLKDLVEMSRGIQNPVRGLFLRSYLSQVSRDKLPDIGSEYEGDADTVRDAVEFVLQNFTEMNKLWVRMQHQGPAREKERREKERSELRDLVGKNLHVLSQIEGVDLDLYKETVLPRVLEQVVNCKDELAQFYLVDCIIQVFPDEYHLQTLDILLGACPQLQPSVDIKTVLSQLMERLSNYAASSIEVLPEFLQVEAFSKLSNAIGKVIEAHVDMPVIGVVTLYSSLLKFTLHVHPDRLDYADQVLGSFVKKLSGKGKIEDSRATKQVVALLSAPLEKYNDIVTALKLTNYPRVMEFLDTGTNKVMATVIIQSIMKNTTHILTAEKVEALFELIKGLIEDLDGTLHDEVDEDDFKEEQNSVARLIQMFHNEDPEEMFKIIGTVRKHIMSGGPKRLPFTVPPLVFNSLKLVRQLQGGHEDKENPFGEEASTTPKKIFQLLSQTIEALLNVPAPELALRLYLQCAEAANDCDLEPVAYEFFTQAYILYEEEISDSKAQVTAIHLIIGTLQRMHVFGVENRDTLTHKATGYSAKLLKKPDQCRAVYACSHLFWVDDQENMKDGERVLICLKRALRIANAAQQMANATRGSTGSATLFVEILNKYLYFFEKGNPQITVASVQSLIELITTEMQSDSTPAESATNAFFASTMRYIQFQKQKGGAVGEKYEQIKV; encoded by the exons ATGATCTCCGACGGAGTTGAAGACGAAGAGAAGTACCTGGCCGCCGGAATCGCCGGCCTTCAACAGAATGCCTTCTACATGCATCGCGCGCTG GACTCCAACAATCTCAGGGACGCTCTCAAGTACTCGGCTCAGATGCTATCGGAGCTCCGCACCTCCAAGCTTTCGCCTCACAAATACTACGAGCTCT ATATGCGTGCGTTTGATGAATTGAGGAAACTGGAGATGTTCTTCAAGGAGGAGGCTCGGCGCGGTTGCTCTATTATTGATCTGTATGAGCTTGTGCAGCATGCTGGTAACATATTGCCCAGATT ATATCTACTGTGTACAGTAGGATCTGTTTACATCAAATCTAAGGAAGCTCCTGCTAAGGATGTCCTGAAAGATCTTGTGGAAATGTCGCGTGGCATTCAGAATCCTGTACGTGGGCTCTTTTTAAGGAGTTACCTTTCTCAAGTCAGTAGGGATAAGTTGCCTGATATTGGGTCGGAGTATGAAGG GGATGCGGATACTGTCAGGGATGCTGTTGAGTTTGTTCTCCAAAACTTCACTGAGATGAACAAGCTTTGGGTGCGGATGCAACATCAG GGGCCTGCTAGGGAAAAGGAGAGACGGGAGAAAGAAAGGAGCGAGCTACGTGATCTT GTTGGTAAAAACCTGCATGTTCTCAGTCAGATAGAAGGTGTTGATCTGGATTTGTACAAAGAGACCGTGCTTCCCAGAGTCCTGGAGCAG GTTGTCAATTGTAAAGATGAGCTGGCACAGTTTTATTTGGTGGATTGCATTATTCAAGTCTTTCCTGATGAGTACCACTTGCAAACTCTTGATATATTGTTGGGTGCTTGCCCCCAACTTCAG CCATCTGTTGATATCAAGACAGTGCTATCCCAGTTAATGGAAAGGCTTTCCAACTATGCTGCCTCAAGCATAGAAGTGTTGCCCGAGTTCTTACAAGTAGAAGCTTTTTCTAAACTGAGCAATGCGATTGGAAAG GTGATTGAAGCGCACGTTGACATGCCTGTAATTGGTGTTGTTACTTTGTACTCATCCCTTCTTAAATTTACTCTCCATGTGCATCCGGATCGACTTGATTATGCTGATCAAGTGTTG GGGTCATTTGTTAAGAAGCTCTCCGGAAAAGGAAAAATTGAAGACAGCAGGGCAACAAAACAAGTTGTTGCACTTTTAAGTGCTCCATTGGAGAAATATAATGATATTGTGACTGCTTTGAAGCTTACAAATTATCCCCGTGTCATGGAATTCCTTGATACTGGAACAAATAAAGTCATGGCAACTGTTATAATACAAAGCATTATGAAAAATACAACTCATATATTAACTGCTGAGAAG GTCGAGGCATTGTTTGAATTAATAAAAGGACTTATCGAGGATTTGGATGGGACTCTTCATGATGAG GTTGATGAAGATGATTTCAAGGAGGAGCAGAATTCTGTTGCGAGACTTATTCAAATGTTCCATAATGAAGATCCAGAAGAGATGTTTAAA ATCATAGGTACTGTGCGGAAGCACATCATGTCTGGAGGACCAAAGCGCCTACCCTTTACTGTCCCTCCCCTAGTCTTTAATTCTCTAAAG TTGGTCAGGCAATTGCAAGGAGGACATGAAGATAAAGAAAATCCTTTTGGAGAAGAAGCGTCGACTACACCAAAGAAAATTTTTCAGCTCTTGTCTCag ACTATTGAGGCTCTGTTGAATGTGCCAGCTCCTGAGTTAGCTTTACGGCTGTACTTGCAATGTGCTGAG GCTGCAAATGACTGTGATTTAGAACCTGTTGCGTACGAATTCTTCACCCAAGCATATATtctctatgaagaagaaatTTCA GATTCGAAAGCACAGGTGACTGCAATTCATTTGATAATTGGGACTCTCCAGAGGATGCATGTATTTGGTGTTGAGAACAGAGATACTTTAACTCACAAAGCCACAGGG TATTCGGCAAAGCTTTTAAAGAAGCCTGATCAGTGCCGAGCTGTTTATGCTTGCTCGCATCTTTTCTGGGTTGACGATCAGGAGAACATGAAGGATGGGGAAAG GGTACTGATTTGCCTAAAGAGAGCTTTAAGGATTGCAAACGCTGCCCAGCAGATGGCCAACGCAACCCGTGGTAGCACCGGTTCAGCGACACTCTTCGTTGAAATACTGAACAA GTACCTTTATTTCTTTGAGAAGGGCAACCCACAGATAACTGTTGCTTCTGTACAAAGCCTGATTGAATTGATTACTACTGAAATGCAAAGCGACTCAACCCCAGCAGAGTCGGCTACAAATGCATTCTTTGCCAGCACGATGCGGTACATTCAATTCCAGAAGCAGAAAGGTGGCGCAGTTGGTGAAAAATATGAGCAAATCAAGGTGTGA